From the Polyangiaceae bacterium genome, one window contains:
- a CDS encoding GMC family oxidoreductase: protein MNDWRRQVQQWPELVAADTRVECDVVVVGSGCGGATLAMRLAEAGKDVVIVERGGFYTREDFDQRELHMLARVDGGRGLDTSEDGSVALTYGNNVGGASVHYWADSYRLPPDRAKQWREHFGIEGHDEAVLAAHYDVIERDLNVHMAEDAYVNRMNAIVRDTAQAFGWHVKRVPQARKGCLASGFCMQGCAYDAKQSQLVTHVPRALMAGARLYADTLATELSFEGRRAARLHCVALDRATGMPSAMRVEIAARAFVIAAGGFNTPEVLVRFKLPQELPALGQNFFCNPCPMVHARFDESVVQWRNIPASWGVEEFRLARYQGAERIFGTPSTQRYVEGGYLLMPNQLQPGVLAAVLPGVGRAHRELMRELPKIGGTIAWIDDIEAGTITLQDGVRRIHVPLSGGNAERIRDAWRKQARLLLHAGAREVLFGDAQDTRITRADQIDEAVTHLELRPGRNVFAAPHPGGGARMGRSEHDSVVGFDHRVHGTDNLYVADPSVFPAPPSVDPSLTIMAFSYVAADAVKSALS, encoded by the coding sequence ATGAACGATTGGCGGCGCCAGGTGCAGCAGTGGCCAGAACTCGTGGCTGCGGACACGCGCGTGGAATGCGATGTAGTGGTGGTGGGTTCGGGCTGCGGCGGAGCGACCTTGGCGATGCGCCTGGCAGAGGCCGGCAAAGACGTCGTCATCGTGGAGCGAGGTGGCTTCTACACTCGTGAAGACTTCGACCAGCGCGAGCTCCACATGCTTGCGCGCGTGGATGGCGGACGCGGGCTCGACACGAGCGAAGACGGTTCCGTCGCACTCACCTACGGCAACAACGTGGGCGGCGCGAGTGTGCACTATTGGGCGGACAGCTACCGCTTGCCCCCGGATCGCGCCAAGCAGTGGCGGGAGCACTTTGGTATCGAGGGTCACGACGAAGCGGTGCTCGCGGCTCACTACGACGTCATCGAGCGAGACTTGAACGTGCACATGGCGGAAGACGCCTACGTGAACCGCATGAATGCGATCGTGCGCGACACGGCACAGGCTTTCGGCTGGCACGTGAAGCGCGTGCCTCAAGCGCGCAAGGGCTGTCTGGCCAGCGGCTTCTGCATGCAGGGTTGCGCCTACGACGCCAAGCAGAGCCAGCTGGTGACGCACGTGCCACGCGCGCTCATGGCTGGCGCGCGCCTCTATGCGGATACCTTGGCGACCGAGCTCAGTTTCGAGGGACGCCGCGCTGCCCGGCTCCACTGTGTGGCGCTCGACCGTGCGACGGGAATGCCTTCGGCCATGCGCGTCGAGATCGCCGCGCGCGCTTTCGTGATCGCCGCGGGCGGCTTCAACACGCCCGAGGTGCTGGTGCGTTTCAAGTTGCCTCAGGAGCTGCCCGCGCTGGGCCAGAACTTCTTCTGCAATCCGTGCCCCATGGTGCATGCGCGCTTCGACGAATCCGTGGTGCAGTGGCGCAACATCCCAGCTTCCTGGGGTGTCGAGGAGTTTCGTCTCGCGCGCTACCAAGGTGCCGAGCGGATCTTCGGTACGCCTTCGACCCAACGCTACGTCGAAGGCGGCTATCTGCTGATGCCCAATCAACTGCAGCCTGGTGTGCTCGCTGCGGTGCTGCCAGGAGTCGGTCGTGCACATCGCGAGCTGATGCGCGAGCTGCCAAAGATTGGCGGCACCATCGCCTGGATCGACGACATCGAAGCGGGCACGATCACTTTGCAGGACGGCGTGCGTCGCATCCACGTTCCCCTCAGCGGCGGCAATGCCGAGCGCATTCGCGACGCCTGGCGCAAACAAGCTCGCTTGCTGCTTCACGCTGGCGCGCGTGAGGTGCTGTTCGGCGACGCGCAGGACACGCGCATCACGCGTGCCGACCAGATCGACGAAGCGGTGACGCACCTGGAGCTTCGACCGGGGCGAAACGTGTTTGCCGCACCACACCCCGGCGGCGGCGCGCGCATGGGTCGTTCCGAGCACGACAGTGTCGTCGGGTTCGATCATCGCGTGCATGGCACCGACAATCTCTACGTCGCCGACCCGAGCGTGTTCCCGGCGCCGCCCAGCGTGGATCCGAGCCTGACGATCATGGCCTTCAGCTACGTGGCGGCCGACGCGGTGAAGAGCGCACTGTCATGA
- a CDS encoding L-threonylcarbamoyladenylate synthase: MSQQDSIDEAVARLDRGEVVALPTETVYGLAALATSDAAVDAIFELKGRPRAHPLIIHLADADWLHEWTLAPSALALRLAEAFWPGPLTLVLSPSPRVSDRVTGGQPTVAVRVPAHPLAREVLRRLGRPLAAPSANRFGKLSPTRAQHVRDEFGNAVFVLDGGACSVGVESTIVDVISEGSPRILRPGGVTREQLEACAGISFLEGGGAVRVPGALASHYAPRATVEIVSTAELSNRVDAAAAAGLRVGVLSFGDAAASDAAASHATATSRAAVRGALAEVRLPSDLTEAARELYAALRSLDAQGLDRIFVCLPADEGVGRAIVDRLRRAAGPRD, encoded by the coding sequence GTGAGCCAGCAGGACTCCATCGACGAGGCTGTGGCCCGGCTGGACCGCGGTGAGGTCGTCGCCCTCCCCACCGAAACGGTGTACGGGCTCGCTGCCCTCGCGACCTCGGACGCCGCGGTCGACGCCATCTTCGAGCTGAAAGGCCGGCCGCGCGCGCATCCTCTCATCATCCATCTGGCTGACGCGGATTGGCTCCACGAGTGGACGCTCGCTCCTTCAGCGTTGGCTTTGCGCTTGGCCGAGGCCTTCTGGCCCGGCCCTTTGACGCTCGTGTTGAGTCCGAGCCCGCGTGTCTCCGACCGCGTCACCGGGGGACAGCCGACCGTCGCAGTCCGAGTCCCGGCTCACCCGCTGGCGCGCGAAGTATTGCGACGTCTGGGGCGTCCCCTCGCTGCGCCGTCCGCCAACCGCTTCGGCAAGCTGAGTCCCACGCGGGCACAGCATGTGCGGGACGAGTTCGGGAACGCCGTCTTCGTGCTCGATGGCGGCGCGTGCAGCGTTGGCGTGGAGAGCACAATCGTCGACGTGATCAGCGAGGGCAGCCCGCGCATCCTCCGCCCAGGCGGCGTGACCCGAGAGCAACTCGAGGCTTGCGCCGGGATCTCCTTCTTGGAGGGTGGGGGAGCCGTGCGCGTACCTGGAGCCCTCGCGTCGCACTATGCGCCGCGCGCGACCGTCGAGATCGTCTCGACCGCCGAGCTATCGAATCGGGTGGACGCAGCGGCTGCGGCCGGACTGCGCGTTGGCGTGCTCAGTTTTGGCGATGCGGCTGCCTCGGATGCGGCTGCCTCGCATGCGACTGCGACCTCGCGCGCCGCCGTGCGGGGCGCGTTGGCGGAAGTGCGGCTGCCGTCGGATCTCACCGAAGCCGCCCGCGAGCTGTACGCCGCTCTGCGCTCCCTCGATGCCCAGGGTCTCGACCGCATCTTCGTCTGTCTGCCAGCGGATGAGGGCGTCGGGCGTGCGATCGTCGATCGCCTCCGTCGCGCGGCGGGACCGCGGGATTGA
- the ahcY gene encoding adenosylhomocysteinase, translating into MTQSVSVTDSKKTGGKDYVVKDMSQADFGRKEINIAEKEMPGLMATREKYGPDKPLKGVRVSGSLHMTIQTAVLIETLKDLGADVRWASCNIFSTQDHAAAAIAATGTPVFAFKGESLEEYWDFTYRMLTWPDGKGPQLIVDDGGDATLLIHRGYYAEKNPAILDEPTDNEELILVNKLLKRVQKEDPKRWHKVVGDIVGVSEETTTGVHRLYEMQKKGELLFPAINVNDSVTKSKFDNVYGCRESLVDAIKRALDLMIAGKTAVVCGYGDVGKGSAQALHGHHAQVCVTEIDPICALQACMAGYKVVTVEDALPYADIYVTTTGNRDIITIEHMAKMKDQAVVCNIGHFDNEIQVAKLMAYPGVKRTNIKPQVDMFTFPDGHSIFLLAEGRLVNLGCATGHPSFVMSNSFTNQTLAQIDLWKNKRNVGVYVLDKKLDEEVARLHLAKLGAKLTKLSKEQADYIGVEVDGPFKPEAYRY; encoded by the coding sequence ATGACGCAGAGTGTTTCAGTTACCGACAGCAAGAAGACCGGCGGCAAGGACTACGTCGTCAAGGACATGAGCCAGGCCGACTTCGGTCGCAAGGAAATCAACATCGCCGAGAAGGAAATGCCGGGGCTGATGGCCACCCGCGAGAAGTACGGTCCCGACAAGCCGCTCAAGGGTGTGCGCGTCTCGGGTTCGTTGCACATGACGATTCAGACGGCCGTGCTGATCGAGACCTTGAAGGATCTCGGCGCCGACGTGCGCTGGGCATCGTGCAACATCTTCTCCACCCAGGATCACGCGGCGGCGGCCATCGCAGCCACGGGCACGCCGGTCTTCGCCTTCAAGGGCGAGAGCCTGGAAGAGTATTGGGACTTCACCTACCGCATGCTGACCTGGCCCGATGGCAAGGGTCCGCAGCTCATCGTCGACGACGGCGGTGACGCCACGCTGCTCATCCATCGCGGCTACTACGCCGAGAAGAACCCGGCGATTCTCGACGAGCCGACGGACAACGAAGAGCTCATCCTCGTCAACAAGCTGCTCAAGCGCGTCCAGAAAGAGGACCCCAAGCGCTGGCACAAGGTCGTGGGCGACATCGTGGGCGTGTCCGAAGAGACCACCACGGGCGTGCATCGCCTCTACGAGATGCAGAAGAAGGGCGAGCTGCTGTTCCCGGCGATCAACGTCAACGACTCGGTCACCAAGAGCAAGTTCGACAACGTCTATGGCTGCCGGGAGTCGTTGGTGGACGCCATCAAGCGCGCTCTCGATCTGATGATCGCCGGCAAGACCGCCGTCGTCTGCGGCTACGGCGACGTGGGCAAGGGCTCCGCCCAGGCGCTGCATGGTCATCATGCCCAAGTGTGCGTGACGGAGATCGACCCCATCTGTGCGCTGCAAGCCTGCATGGCTGGCTACAAGGTGGTGACCGTCGAGGACGCGCTGCCCTACGCCGACATCTACGTCACGACTACCGGCAACCGCGACATCATCACCATCGAGCATATGGCCAAGATGAAGGACCAGGCTGTGGTCTGTAACATCGGTCACTTCGACAACGAGATCCAGGTCGCGAAGCTGATGGCCTACCCTGGTGTCAAGCGCACCAACATCAAGCCCCAGGTGGACATGTTCACCTTCCCCGACGGGCACTCGATCTTCCTCTTGGCGGAGGGTCGCCTCGTGAACCTGGGCTGTGCCACGGGCCATCCCAGCTTCGTGATGAGCAACTCCTTCACCAACCAGACCCTGGCGCAGATCGACCTGTGGAAGAACAAGCGCAACGTGGGTGTGTACGTGCTGGACAAGAAGCTCGACGAGGAAGTCGCGCGACTGCACTTGGCCAAGCTGGGCGCCAAGCTCACCAAGCTGAGCAAGGAGCAGGCGGACTACATCGGCGTGGAAGTCGACGGGCCCTTCAAGCCCGAAGCCTACCGCTACTGA
- a CDS encoding LDL receptor domain-containing protein, giving the protein MRIGSWVLTGCCLIAMSASCGSGDSGGTGGNGAGGSGGGSDVCSRLHARFTSCGFVRFAPLFYCREPGSDYIRCIDECFLSLACTEVTTVLCSTTTSAIYEQCTDQCPDNGYTCADGANVQGERCDGVPDCGDGSDEAGCPTFRCDNGNSVSAAKQCNVTQDCSDGSDEKGCASIADMDKAQDQDCAALGS; this is encoded by the coding sequence GTGCGCATCGGTTCGTGGGTCCTGACGGGGTGTTGCCTCATCGCGATGAGCGCGAGCTGCGGCTCGGGTGACTCCGGCGGCACGGGCGGCAATGGCGCGGGTGGAAGCGGCGGAGGCAGCGACGTCTGCAGCCGACTCCACGCCCGGTTCACGAGTTGCGGCTTTGTGCGTTTCGCACCACTCTTCTACTGCAGAGAGCCCGGCTCCGACTACATTCGCTGCATTGATGAGTGCTTCCTTAGCCTCGCCTGTACCGAAGTCACCACCGTCCTCTGCTCGACGACAACCTCGGCAATCTACGAGCAGTGCACCGATCAGTGCCCCGACAACGGCTACACGTGTGCCGACGGCGCGAACGTCCAGGGAGAACGTTGCGATGGAGTGCCCGACTGCGGAGACGGGTCGGATGAAGCGGGTTGCCCAACCTTCCGGTGCGACAACGGAAACTCGGTGAGTGCTGCCAAACAATGCAACGTGACTCAGGACTGCAGCGACGGATCTGACGAAAAGGGCTGCGCTTCCATCGCGGACATGGACAAGGCGCAAGATCAGGACTGCGCCGCGCTGGGGAGCTGA
- a CDS encoding CheR family methyltransferase, with translation MTRPNFVIGIGASAGGLQALTAFFDAVPDQTGMAFVVIQHLSPDFKSVMPELLARHTNMPIHVVESGQELMADHVYLNTPKHDVTVEDGVLVVREWDQRSVHHPIDAFFRSLAESDPTRSVAVILSGSGTDGAEGVRELHVAGGLAMVQNPESAQFDGMPRAALATDAVSFVGEAAELPDLLQRHAEAPFAREQPLPFEPGQAADGYDHVFALLRARFRIDFRQYKPTTAERRVRRRAEFANRSIVEYAEVLSREDDELDRLYWDLLIGVTRFFRDVDAFHTLTDVVIPKLIGGAVPGEAIRVWVAGCATGEEAYSIAILLAEALRGCDGFQVFATDVHPGLLRRASLGVFPNAAEEVPPYLLAKYFTQVSEGWRVNANLRQTVVFAPHDVLSDAPFSRVDLVACRNLLIYLNSAAQARVLARFHFALRKEGFLFLGPSETLASLEDDYDVVERRWKVFRKVRDRTRAFEVSSPTHATVPRSTQMRDPVPAPHILAVYDKILERFAPPGFLIDLNRTLLHTFGDATKFLSIPAGRVTTDILGLVAPALKAALGAAIHKVLANEAPMSFQITHEGAVYEVRVELLAGPLRSAGLLITFGEAPTAQIRATPLTQPDQSLATVDRVTELEKELAWTRETLQTTVEAADVTNEELQATNEELVAANEELQSTNEELQSVNEELHTVNAEYQEKNIELRRLSADLEQLLRSTELGVVFLDRALNVRGFTRAATQVFNLLQQDMGRPFAHITSTIHGLDLSAEAARVLDGVEVEERKLESDDGTVFLLRLLPYAPAEEVEGVVVSFMDITKLAGAEARARRAEADLRVVMDAAPVAIEAVDRDFRLRFVNPLCARAIFGVDDPAALVGRDIFEANPDLEVRREVLQRVLTGQAVEVKARQTGSMLADISYRPIRVDDEVTGLIGVAIDVTEREEFLKQLLRDAEVLDAVPVGVMIVRCDGDLTDERAYVIELANSTAGVVSGHRPAGLVNRRLVDVYPRFKSAGLMAHYATALRTQEPQLAEFEYPDDKTSVHLRVHARPMDVERIVVVHEDVTDEVRMRKQHAANLRLEAVGQIAGAVAHDLNNMLGAILMTGRALRAELGGGDSHQEDLDAIVTMTHRAADLVARLLDFSRQRPVQPKAVAVASTVTTTLPMLNRVVGAEIEVTANTDAGGVVFIDPKALEQALINLATNARFAMENGGTLEIRTQIVQDPELNGRVVAGEFVELSVADTGVGMDRATLTRCFDPFFSTRPAGIGSGMGLAMVHGVITQAGGFVVAESELRKGTTIRMLLPVENHEAVNDEPRLTEAPASCRVLLVDDEEVLRRATARNLRRRGFTVCEAESGEAALRHYDAKGPFDVVVTDVIMPGMNGPALADALRAKSPRLPVIFVSGYSAHAAVRSDVWSGARYLAKPFDHEDLEAAIGEVVAPRSP, from the coding sequence GTGACCCGTCCCAATTTCGTCATCGGTATCGGGGCATCTGCGGGGGGACTGCAGGCGCTGACTGCATTCTTCGACGCCGTGCCGGATCAGACGGGGATGGCGTTCGTGGTCATTCAGCACCTGTCCCCGGACTTCAAGTCGGTGATGCCGGAGCTCTTGGCGCGGCACACGAACATGCCCATTCACGTGGTCGAGTCGGGCCAGGAGTTGATGGCGGACCACGTGTACCTCAACACGCCCAAGCACGACGTGACGGTGGAAGACGGCGTCCTCGTCGTTCGCGAGTGGGACCAGAGAAGCGTCCATCATCCCATCGACGCCTTCTTTCGTTCCCTCGCCGAGAGCGATCCGACGCGCTCCGTGGCGGTGATCTTGTCCGGCTCCGGCACCGACGGCGCCGAAGGAGTGCGGGAACTCCACGTCGCAGGCGGGCTCGCCATGGTGCAGAACCCCGAGTCCGCCCAATTCGACGGAATGCCACGAGCCGCACTGGCAACGGACGCAGTGTCGTTCGTGGGCGAGGCGGCAGAGCTACCCGACCTCTTGCAGCGCCACGCGGAAGCGCCCTTCGCTCGTGAACAGCCGCTGCCCTTCGAGCCGGGACAGGCCGCAGACGGCTACGATCACGTCTTCGCGCTGCTCAGGGCGCGCTTCCGCATCGACTTTCGGCAATACAAACCAACGACCGCCGAACGGCGCGTGCGGCGCCGCGCGGAGTTCGCGAACCGATCCATCGTCGAGTACGCGGAAGTCCTGAGTCGCGAAGACGACGAACTGGATCGCCTCTACTGGGATCTGTTGATCGGCGTCACGCGCTTTTTCCGCGACGTCGACGCCTTCCACACCCTGACTGACGTGGTCATTCCGAAACTCATCGGCGGCGCCGTTCCCGGCGAGGCGATTCGGGTGTGGGTCGCTGGATGTGCAACCGGCGAGGAAGCCTACTCGATCGCGATACTACTCGCGGAAGCGCTGCGGGGTTGTGACGGCTTTCAAGTATTCGCCACGGACGTGCATCCTGGACTGTTGCGACGCGCTTCGCTCGGCGTGTTTCCCAACGCCGCCGAGGAAGTGCCCCCGTACCTGCTTGCCAAGTACTTCACTCAGGTCAGCGAAGGCTGGCGTGTGAACGCGAACTTGCGTCAGACCGTCGTGTTCGCGCCTCACGACGTGCTGTCGGACGCACCCTTCTCGCGCGTGGACCTCGTCGCCTGCCGCAATCTCCTCATCTATCTGAACAGCGCTGCGCAAGCCCGCGTCCTCGCTCGTTTTCACTTCGCGTTGCGCAAGGAAGGGTTCCTGTTCCTGGGTCCCAGCGAAACCCTCGCCAGCCTCGAGGACGACTATGACGTCGTGGAGCGACGCTGGAAGGTCTTTCGCAAGGTGCGCGATCGCACCCGCGCCTTCGAGGTGTCCTCACCCACCCACGCCACCGTGCCGCGCTCCACTCAGATGCGCGACCCCGTGCCCGCACCACACATCCTCGCGGTCTACGACAAGATCCTGGAACGCTTCGCGCCGCCAGGCTTTCTGATCGACTTGAACCGTACTCTGCTGCACACCTTCGGCGATGCCACGAAGTTCCTCTCGATACCAGCGGGCCGCGTAACAACGGACATCCTCGGCCTGGTCGCCCCCGCGCTGAAAGCGGCCCTCGGCGCAGCCATTCACAAGGTGCTGGCGAACGAAGCACCGATGTCGTTTCAGATCACGCACGAAGGAGCGGTGTACGAAGTACGCGTCGAACTCCTCGCCGGTCCGCTCCGCTCCGCGGGCCTGCTGATCACCTTCGGCGAAGCGCCCACGGCGCAGATTCGAGCGACGCCGCTGACCCAACCGGATCAGTCCCTGGCGACTGTGGACCGCGTCACCGAGCTGGAGAAAGAGCTCGCCTGGACACGCGAAACCTTGCAGACCACCGTCGAGGCCGCAGACGTCACCAACGAAGAACTGCAAGCCACCAACGAGGAACTCGTCGCCGCAAACGAGGAGCTGCAGTCGACCAACGAAGAGTTGCAGTCCGTCAACGAAGAACTGCACACGGTCAACGCCGAGTATCAAGAGAAGAACATAGAATTGCGCCGCTTGAGCGCAGACCTCGAGCAACTGTTGCGCAGCACTGAGCTTGGCGTCGTGTTTCTCGACCGCGCGCTGAACGTGCGCGGTTTCACCAGAGCGGCAACTCAGGTGTTCAACCTGCTGCAGCAGGACATGGGGCGCCCCTTCGCCCACATCACCAGCACCATCCACGGCCTGGACCTGAGCGCCGAAGCGGCCAGGGTGCTCGATGGTGTCGAGGTCGAGGAACGCAAGCTCGAATCCGATGACGGCACGGTCTTCTTGTTGCGCCTCTTGCCCTATGCCCCGGCAGAAGAAGTCGAGGGCGTCGTCGTCAGCTTCATGGACATCACGAAGTTGGCGGGGGCGGAGGCGCGAGCTCGCCGCGCCGAAGCGGACTTACGTGTCGTCATGGACGCGGCGCCGGTGGCAATCGAAGCGGTCGACCGGGACTTTCGCCTGAGGTTCGTCAATCCGCTGTGTGCCCGCGCCATCTTTGGAGTCGATGACCCGGCCGCCCTCGTGGGTCGCGACATCTTCGAAGCGAATCCCGATCTCGAAGTGCGCCGCGAGGTTCTGCAGCGCGTGCTCACCGGCCAGGCTGTCGAGGTCAAAGCGCGGCAAACGGGCTCGATGCTGGCTGACATTTCCTATCGACCGATTCGCGTCGATGACGAGGTGACAGGCCTCATCGGCGTGGCCATCGATGTCACCGAGCGCGAGGAGTTCCTCAAGCAGCTCCTTCGCGACGCCGAGGTGCTGGATGCGGTGCCCGTCGGCGTGATGATCGTGCGCTGTGACGGGGACCTGACGGATGAACGAGCCTACGTGATCGAGCTGGCCAACTCCACCGCTGGCGTCGTGTCGGGACATCGGCCTGCCGGCCTCGTCAACAGGCGCCTCGTGGACGTGTACCCACGGTTCAAGTCCGCCGGACTGATGGCGCACTACGCTACCGCGCTGCGCACGCAAGAACCGCAGCTTGCCGAGTTCGAGTATCCCGACGACAAAACCTCGGTTCACTTGCGTGTGCACGCGCGACCCATGGACGTGGAGCGCATCGTCGTCGTGCACGAGGACGTTACCGACGAAGTGCGCATGCGCAAGCAGCACGCGGCAAACCTCCGCCTGGAGGCCGTGGGTCAGATCGCCGGTGCCGTCGCCCACGACCTGAACAACATGTTGGGCGCGATTCTGATGACGGGTCGCGCCTTGCGAGCCGAGCTCGGCGGCGGCGACTCGCACCAGGAAGACCTCGACGCCATCGTCACCATGACTCACCGCGCCGCGGACTTGGTGGCACGACTGCTCGATTTCTCGCGACAGCGACCCGTGCAACCGAAGGCCGTGGCGGTCGCCAGCACCGTGACCACCACACTGCCGATGCTCAATCGCGTGGTCGGTGCCGAAATCGAAGTGACCGCGAACACCGATGCAGGAGGCGTCGTGTTCATCGACCCGAAGGCCTTGGAGCAGGCGCTGATCAACTTGGCGACGAACGCTCGCTTCGCCATGGAGAATGGCGGAACTCTCGAAATCCGCACTCAAATCGTGCAAGACCCGGAGCTGAACGGGCGGGTCGTGGCCGGCGAGTTCGTCGAACTGTCGGTCGCGGACACCGGCGTCGGCATGGACCGCGCGACACTCACGCGCTGCTTCGATCCCTTCTTTTCCACGCGTCCGGCGGGCATCGGTTCGGGCATGGGCCTGGCGATGGTGCACGGCGTGATCACTCAGGCAGGCGGCTTCGTGGTCGCCGAGAGCGAGCTGCGCAAAGGCACGACCATCCGCATGCTGCTGCCCGTCGAGAACCATGAAGCGGTCAACGACGAGCCCAGACTCACGGAAGCACCCGCATCTTGTCGCGTGCTTTTGGTGGACGACGAGGAGGTTCTGCGCCGTGCCACCGCCCGCAACCTGCGCCGACGCGGTTTCACGGTGTGCGAGGCGGAGAGCGGTGAAGCTGCGCTGCGCCACTACGACGCCAAGGGCCCCTTCGACGTCGTAGTGACGGACGTGATCATGCCAGGCATGAATGGTCCCGCCCTTGCGGACGCTTTGCGGGCCAAGTCACCGCGGCTACCGGTCATCTTCGTCTCGGGCTACTCCGCTCATGCCGCCGTCAGGAGCGACGTGTGGAGCGGAGCGCGGTACTTGGCCAAACCCTTCGACCACGAGGATCTCGAGGCGGCCATCGGTGAAGTGGTGGCGCCGCGCTCACCCTGA
- a CDS encoding metalloregulator ArsR/SmtB family transcription factor, whose protein sequence is MVTASQHSDERWQLYRLLADPNRLRLLALASAEELSVGELAELLEEPQPNVSRHAAPLRQAGLLSDRKDGTRIFVHVADGVQADPVVADALGAGRRLCAEDGSLDRVAAVVARRDAKAREFFAQPGTAEVSVSPNLPVYLHAFAGLLSPAELAVDAGTGDGELLDILAPLFQRVVALDRSSAQLERARARLRARGYRNVELVEGDVSSADECLEADLVVAARMLHHAPRPRSALAELARLAKPGGKVLVIDYARHEDQRLSEELADLWLGFSEAELAEFARGAGLVEVSARVIPAELVRVGPDAHLGWIFVVGTRPEGATTATRDSRTTARKNGKQRS, encoded by the coding sequence ATGGTGACCGCCTCCCAGCACTCGGACGAGCGATGGCAGCTGTATCGGCTGCTGGCCGATCCCAATCGGCTGCGGCTGCTCGCCCTGGCGTCGGCGGAAGAGCTGTCCGTGGGGGAGCTTGCCGAGCTGCTCGAGGAGCCGCAGCCCAACGTCTCGAGGCACGCCGCGCCCTTGCGCCAGGCTGGCCTGCTCTCGGATCGCAAGGACGGCACACGCATCTTCGTGCACGTTGCCGATGGCGTGCAGGCGGATCCCGTCGTGGCGGATGCCCTGGGTGCCGGGCGGCGACTGTGCGCCGAGGACGGCAGCCTCGATCGCGTCGCGGCCGTCGTGGCGCGTCGCGACGCGAAGGCGCGCGAGTTCTTTGCGCAACCCGGCACTGCCGAGGTCAGCGTGTCGCCGAACCTACCCGTCTACCTGCACGCCTTTGCGGGCTTGCTTTCACCGGCAGAGCTCGCGGTGGATGCTGGCACGGGGGATGGCGAACTGCTCGACATTCTCGCGCCCCTGTTCCAGCGCGTGGTCGCGCTCGACCGCAGCAGTGCGCAGTTGGAGCGAGCGCGTGCGCGTCTTCGCGCGCGCGGCTACCGCAACGTCGAGCTGGTGGAAGGCGACGTGAGCTCTGCAGACGAGTGTCTCGAGGCCGATCTTGTAGTGGCGGCGCGAATGCTGCACCACGCGCCGCGGCCGCGCTCGGCCCTTGCCGAGCTGGCGCGTCTGGCCAAGCCGGGTGGCAAGGTGCTCGTCATCGACTACGCGCGTCACGAGGACCAGCGCCTGAGCGAAGAGCTCGCTGATCTGTGGCTCGGCTTTTCCGAGGCGGAGCTGGCCGAGTTTGCGCGCGGGGCGGGGTTGGTGGAGGTTTCCGCGCGGGTCATCCCCGCGGAGTTGGTGCGCGTCGGTCCCGACGCGCACTTGGGCTGGATTTTCGTCGTGGGTACACGCCCCGAGGGTGCCACGACAGCAACGAGGGATAGCCGCACGACGGCTCGCAAAAACGGAAAGCAACGATCATGA